A window from Thermodesulfobacteriota bacterium encodes these proteins:
- a CDS encoding MoxR family ATPase codes for MTSQNPFIALKEEMDKLVIGHEEVKISLLLGIIAREHIYVEGPPGTAKTMLAEIISGAAQLKFFFYQLHRDTRLSELIGDLVISKETTDTGEVIKQKVVKGGILTAEVCLLDDISRAPGESLNVLLRILNERKFFDEDIPLLTAIATSNPTADEYYNEPLDPANLDRFVLQINAQGLSYGKRWDEAREVIKLYTQRPLEYRVPARVSKEVFDEYYSKLGNLEIPIEVQEGLANFVATLIEDYGCNETNSLISDRTFFVKSLKIMRAHALLHGREVCTLEDLNALKYMTAFRIPEEVFLQLDQILEDLTSKKKKTGTGGAS; via the coding sequence ATGACATCACAGAATCCATTTATAGCTCTGAAAGAAGAAATGGATAAGCTGGTTATAGGACACGAGGAGGTAAAAATATCTCTCCTGCTCGGTATCATAGCCAGAGAGCATATCTATGTTGAAGGACCGCCCGGGACGGCGAAGACGATGCTTGCCGAGATAATATCCGGGGCCGCGCAGCTGAAGTTCTTCTTTTACCAGCTCCACAGGGATACGAGACTCTCGGAGCTGATAGGCGACCTGGTCATATCCAAAGAAACCACGGATACAGGCGAGGTAATAAAACAGAAGGTGGTTAAGGGCGGCATTCTGACAGCAGAGGTATGCCTCCTGGACGACATATCCAGAGCCCCGGGCGAATCGCTCAACGTGCTTCTTAGAATCCTCAACGAAAGAAAGTTTTTCGACGAAGACATACCACTCCTGACGGCGATTGCCACCAGCAACCCGACTGCGGACGAGTATTACAACGAGCCCCTTGATCCGGCCAACCTCGACAGGTTCGTCCTCCAGATAAACGCCCAGGGCCTCTCTTACGGCAAGAGATGGGACGAGGCGAGGGAGGTAATCAAGCTTTACACGCAAAGACCTCTCGAGTACCGCGTGCCGGCCAGGGTCAGCAAGGAAGTATTCGACGAATACTACAGCAAGCTTGGCAACCTCGAAATCCCCATCGAAGTACAGGAAGGGCTCGCGAATTTCGTGGCGACATTAATAGAAGACTACGGATGCAATGAAACGAATTCCCTCATATCCGACAGGACTTTCTTCGTAAAGTCTCTAAAGATAATGAGGGCGCATGCGCTCCTGCACGGAAGGGAAGTGTGCACGCTCGAAGACCTTAACGCACTCAAATACATGACCGCTTTCAGGATCCCTGAAGAGGTTTTCCTGCAGCTCGACCAGATTTTAGAAGACCTCACGTCCAAA
- a CDS encoding sodium:alanine symporter family protein, with product MQETITSFLSELSGIVWGIPLIALLLGTGIYLTVILRGLQFRALIPSLYLAFIKRHEEGEGDISHFQALMTALSATVGVGNIAGVATAIAVGGPGAMFWMWVTGFLGMATKYSEAVLAVKYREVDKFGTMSGGPMYYISKGLGLGWLGMLFAVFAALATFGIGNMVQSNSVADAMHTAFGISPWISGLVMCVATGLVIVGGIKSIAKATSAIVPFMLIFYVVGSSIILYAYRENIPNAFYLIFSHAFSPSAAAGGFLGATIAQTIRIGVARGIFSNESGLGSSPIAAAAAKTQNPVGQALVSMTQTFIDTIIICSFTGVVIISSGFWTSGETGARLTALAFESRIPAQAGAAILGISLAFFAYSTLLGWCYYGEKAIEYIFKERAVKPYRLVFTIAVLVGAVVKLELVWTFADVMNGLMAFPNLVGLLGLSRVVVDETKKYIDLEISRAR from the coding sequence ATGCAGGAAACCATTACATCATTCCTTTCCGAGCTGAGCGGCATCGTGTGGGGCATTCCCCTTATTGCGCTCCTCCTGGGGACCGGTATCTACCTGACGGTCATTCTCAGGGGGCTACAGTTCCGCGCTTTGATACCTTCCCTATACCTCGCGTTTATAAAGAGACACGAAGAGGGGGAAGGGGATATATCCCATTTCCAGGCCCTCATGACGGCACTCTCCGCGACTGTGGGCGTGGGGAACATAGCGGGCGTGGCGACGGCGATAGCCGTGGGCGGTCCCGGGGCGATGTTCTGGATGTGGGTCACCGGGTTCCTGGGCATGGCCACGAAATACTCCGAGGCCGTCCTGGCCGTCAAATACAGGGAAGTCGACAAGTTCGGCACGATGAGCGGCGGTCCCATGTATTACATCTCGAAGGGTCTCGGGCTCGGATGGCTCGGAATGCTTTTTGCTGTATTCGCGGCGTTAGCCACTTTCGGGATAGGCAACATGGTGCAGTCGAACTCGGTAGCTGACGCCATGCATACTGCGTTCGGCATCTCCCCCTGGATTTCGGGTCTCGTGATGTGTGTAGCGACGGGACTCGTAATCGTAGGCGGGATCAAGAGCATCGCCAAGGCGACGAGCGCGATAGTGCCTTTCATGCTGATATTCTATGTGGTCGGCTCATCGATAATCCTTTATGCGTACAGGGAGAATATTCCCAACGCCTTTTATCTCATTTTTTCCCACGCTTTTTCCCCTTCTGCCGCCGCGGGGGGCTTCTTGGGTGCTACTATAGCTCAGACGATAAGGATAGGGGTCGCGAGGGGTATATTCTCTAACGAATCGGGTTTGGGGAGCTCTCCTATAGCAGCAGCTGCCGCGAAGACACAGAACCCTGTGGGTCAGGCGCTGGTGTCCATGACCCAGACATTTATAGATACCATCATTATTTGCTCGTTTACGGGAGTCGTTATCATTTCGAGCGGGTTCTGGACGAGCGGCGAGACCGGCGCCAGGCTCACGGCACTGGCATTTGAGAGCAGGATACCGGCACAAGCGGGGGCCGCCATACTCGGGATCAGCCTTGCCTTCTTCGCTTATTCCACGCTCCTCGGCTGGTGTTACTACGGCGAGAAGGCCATAGAATATATCTTCAAGGAGAGGGCTGTAAAGCCCTACAGGCTTGTATTTACAATAGCCGTGCTCGTGGGCGCCGTGGTGAAGCTCGAGCTCGTATGGACTTTTGCGGACGTAATGAACGGGCTCATGGCGTTCCCCAATCTCGTCGGACTTTTGGGACTGTCGAGGGTGGTCGTCGACGAGACCAAAAAATATATCGACCTCGAGATTTCCCGCGCAAGGTAA
- a CDS encoding surface-adhesin E family protein, with protein sequence MKAFLFGLLITVTLVLSAASGARAVVWRPIGFGTMGDSRFRVFVDTESIESYGGKVRFWQGHVFYEEQPLPSGASFVRVSISRVVDCDQRSDSNLEAIFYGPSGDVVDKYGTQGAMQFNTVKPDTISEAVLNYVCDYVNKKG encoded by the coding sequence ATGAAAGCTTTCCTTTTCGGGCTTTTGATAACTGTAACGCTGGTATTATCCGCGGCATCCGGCGCGCGTGCCGTCGTATGGCGTCCCATAGGGTTCGGCACGATGGGCGATTCCAGGTTCAGGGTTTTCGTGGATACGGAGAGCATAGAGAGCTACGGGGGCAAGGTCAGGTTCTGGCAGGGCCATGTGTTCTATGAGGAACAGCCCCTTCCCTCGGGAGCCTCTTTCGTCAGGGTCTCGATATCGCGCGTAGTCGACTGCGATCAAAGGAGCGACTCGAATCTCGAGGCTATATTCTACGGCCCGTCGGGCGACGTCGTCGACAAATACGGCACGCAGGGCGCGATGCAGTTCAATACCGTGAAGCCGGATACCATAAGCGAAGCGGTTTTGAATTATGTCTGTGACTACGTAAATAAGAAAGGTTAG
- a CDS encoding surface-adhesin E family protein yields MTKRSGVVYIALFSALILLFSCRGGESDNDSWKFVATIKDEKGADVDVYLDTANIEINGDTRKFWIKYVATKEVDGAREEYVRQTGYWEINCFDRSLYRLAEEYFSPSGKLLGRTEKRVWEEYSSYQSLGAKMSDMACRYAGQ; encoded by the coding sequence ATGACCAAGAGATCGGGAGTGGTTTACATAGCGCTCTTTTCGGCGCTTATCCTTTTATTTTCCTGCCGCGGCGGGGAGAGCGATAATGACAGCTGGAAATTCGTGGCTACGATAAAAGACGAAAAGGGCGCCGACGTCGATGTGTACCTTGATACCGCCAACATAGAGATTAACGGCGACACGAGGAAATTCTGGATCAAATACGTGGCTACGAAGGAAGTTGACGGGGCGCGGGAAGAATATGTACGTCAGACCGGCTATTGGGAGATCAACTGTTTCGACAGGTCGCTATACAGGCTTGCCGAGGAATATTTCAGTCCGAGCGGCAAACTCCTGGGCAGGACCGAAAAAAGGGTGTGGGAGGAATACAGCTCTTACCAGTCGCTCGGAGCCAAGATGTCAGACATGGCCTGCCGTTACGCTGGGCAGTGA
- a CDS encoding inositol monophosphatase, whose amino-acid sequence MNALERKIPRTERKFFKEAVTIAEKAGKRLLRSFRKEAPVERGTVKEVKLVYDIVADRIIRKEMESRFPDHSYVTEETGFVDKKSDCLWIIDPLDGTSNFADQNPMFAVSISLWQKGEPLLGVIEAPMMMERFAAVRGYGSYHYDLLRRKVRRARVSRVSSVSKAYGVYCEGGVRNKKKSLELMGKYYLQLKDTRKLGSAALELAFVGMGRSEIYMTTSISLWDIASGILFVSEAGGELLHLDGTPYEWKEFRQERKCDLLATNGKIRINLGR is encoded by the coding sequence ATGAATGCGCTTGAGAGAAAAATACCCCGGACGGAAAGGAAATTTTTCAAAGAGGCCGTAACAATTGCGGAAAAAGCGGGAAAGAGGCTCCTCAGGAGCTTCAGGAAAGAGGCCCCGGTCGAGCGCGGCACAGTGAAAGAGGTTAAGCTCGTATACGACATAGTAGCCGACAGGATCATAAGGAAAGAGATGGAAAGCCGCTTCCCGGACCACTCGTACGTCACGGAGGAGACGGGGTTCGTCGATAAGAAATCGGACTGCCTCTGGATAATAGACCCCCTCGACGGCACGAGCAATTTCGCCGACCAGAACCCGATGTTCGCCGTTTCTATATCCCTCTGGCAAAAAGGGGAGCCGCTTCTCGGGGTAATAGAGGCGCCGATGATGATGGAGCGGTTCGCCGCCGTAAGGGGTTACGGCTCTTACCACTATGACCTCTTGAGAAGAAAAGTGAGGAGGGCTAGGGTCTCGCGAGTGAGCAGTGTGAGCAAGGCCTACGGGGTCTACTGCGAGGGAGGAGTCAGGAACAAAAAGAAATCGCTCGAGCTGATGGGGAAATATTATCTTCAGCTAAAAGATACGAGGAAGCTCGGCTCGGCCGCGCTCGAGCTCGCTTTCGTCGGCATGGGGAGGTCGGAAATCTACATGACGACGAGTATATCGCTCTGGGACATCGCCTCGGGAATACTCTTCGTGAGCGAAGCCGGGGGCGAGCTTCTTCACCTGGACGGCACACCCTACGAATGGAAGGAGTTCAGGCAGGAGAGGAAATGCGACCTCCTCGCAACCAACGGGAAAATCAGAATAAATCTGGGCAGATAG
- a CDS encoding site-2 protease family protein: MKWSWKIGEFAGIGIYMHATFFLIIAWVILIHWSEGHDLATILSGVVFVLALFLCVVLHEFGHALTAQRYGIKTRDITLLPIGGVARLERMPDVPMQEFWVALAGPAVTAVIALLLFFWLRITDSFVPVEQITVTQGSFIERLMLVNVFLLVFNLIPAFPMDGGRVLRALLALRGDYVTATQTAASIGQAIALIFGFIGLFTNPFLIFIALFVWIGAAQEASMVKIKSALGGIPVYKAMLTDYKIAAPGDRLKYLVDLTMSGSQQDFPVVDNGRLVGIVPHADLIKGLAEKGDSISVGDIMRSEFEVVDPGEMLEYAFARLQAGDFYTMPVVKNGELVGLLTMDNVGEFMRIQSAMSGSRAR; the protein is encoded by the coding sequence ATGAAATGGTCTTGGAAGATAGGCGAGTTCGCGGGCATCGGGATTTATATGCACGCGACTTTTTTTCTCATTATAGCATGGGTCATACTGATCCACTGGAGCGAGGGACACGACCTTGCGACTATATTATCGGGGGTCGTGTTCGTACTGGCGCTTTTCCTGTGTGTGGTGCTCCACGAATTCGGTCACGCCTTGACCGCCCAGAGATACGGTATCAAGACCCGCGATATCACGCTCCTGCCTATAGGAGGGGTCGCCCGTCTCGAGCGTATGCCCGACGTGCCGATGCAGGAGTTCTGGGTGGCCCTCGCGGGACCTGCGGTAACAGCGGTTATCGCGCTGCTGTTATTCTTCTGGCTCCGAATAACGGACAGCTTTGTGCCGGTCGAGCAGATCACTGTCACACAAGGCTCTTTTATAGAGCGACTCATGCTCGTCAACGTATTTCTACTTGTTTTCAACTTGATCCCCGCCTTCCCTATGGACGGCGGCAGGGTGCTCAGGGCGCTCCTCGCGCTCCGCGGCGATTATGTGACCGCTACACAAACGGCGGCGAGCATCGGACAGGCGATCGCCCTTATCTTCGGCTTCATCGGACTCTTTACGAACCCGTTCCTCATCTTCATCGCGCTCTTCGTCTGGATAGGCGCCGCCCAGGAAGCGAGCATGGTGAAGATAAAATCGGCGCTCGGTGGAATTCCCGTTTACAAGGCCATGCTCACCGATTACAAAATAGCCGCCCCCGGGGACAGGCTCAAGTACCTGGTCGATCTTACCATGTCCGGCTCCCAGCAGGATTTTCCCGTCGTCGATAACGGCAGGCTCGTAGGCATAGTGCCTCACGCCGACCTGATCAAGGGACTTGCGGAAAAGGGCGATTCGATTTCGGTTGGAGATATAATGAGGAGCGAATTCGAGGTCGTCGATCCCGGGGAAATGCTCGAGTACGCGTTCGCGCGTCTCCAGGCGGGCGATTTCTACACTATGCCCGTCGTCAAGAACGGAGAGTTGGTCGGTCTCCTGACGATGGACAACGTGGGGGAATTCATGAGGATACAGTCCGCCATGTCGGGCTCGCGCGCGCGGTGA
- a CDS encoding heavy metal translocating P-type ATPase produces the protein MEHKTETSGSEAKTTRRLHVTDISCAGCVETVEKTLRSVPGVSDAQVNFAERTATVTGNVSPDVLVTAVGKAGYTASLLEDEDAEAEKENAELRHYRKLLRQTTVSGVISVLILAVSMFHLLPSLDSASGRISWGTVSLLTLFVLAYGGGRFFTGALKSFRNHNANMDTLIAVGTGVAWVYSTFVVLFPDSLAEVARHLYFETAALIIAFIDLGSALEMRARGMTSQAIKRLMGLRPRTARVVRGGEEVDIPIGLVIPGDVVRVRPGEKIPVDGEVVEGSSHVDESMLTGEPIPVEKKKGDTVVGGTINKTGSFLFRADRVGKDTALARIIDMVRKAQNAKPEIGRLADKVSGIFVPTVLIIAVVTMLVWFNFGPSPHITYILVTTMAVLIIACPCALGLATPISVMVGVGKAAEYGVLIRKGDALQQAGQLTTIVLDKTGTITEGKPVVTSVEPVPGALSGDELLALAAGVESGSEHPLAQAVVEAARAKNMELKTVESFEAVSGHGVRAVYDGNTVLVGNRKLMDENGIDTGPMIEAWERLSKKGQTVVFTALNGTPAGLLGISDPVKPDSKEAVARLRGQGIKVIMLTGDNSLTARSVAEQVGVDDFIAEVLPEDKAREISRLREKGEKVGMVGDGINDAPALAGADVGFAIGTGTDVAIESADITLMRGSLHGVADAVSISKATVRNIKENLFGAFAYNTLAIPVAAGILFPFTGLLLNPVIAGAAMALSSVTVVTNANRLRWYRP, from the coding sequence ATGGAACATAAGACCGAAACATCCGGAAGCGAAGCGAAGACGACCCGCCGTCTCCACGTGACGGACATAAGCTGCGCGGGCTGCGTCGAAACCGTCGAGAAGACGCTCAGGTCCGTCCCCGGCGTGTCGGACGCGCAGGTAAACTTCGCGGAGAGGACTGCGACCGTAACGGGGAATGTGTCCCCGGACGTCCTGGTTACGGCCGTCGGAAAGGCGGGTTATACGGCCTCGCTTCTCGAAGACGAGGACGCTGAAGCGGAAAAGGAGAACGCCGAGCTCAGGCACTACAGGAAGCTTCTCCGCCAGACGACCGTCTCGGGTGTGATAAGCGTATTAATATTAGCGGTAAGCATGTTTCACCTCCTTCCTTCGCTCGATTCCGCCTCCGGGCGGATCTCGTGGGGTACGGTCTCACTTCTCACGCTTTTCGTCCTCGCATACGGAGGAGGCCGTTTTTTTACCGGCGCTTTGAAATCCTTCAGGAACCATAACGCGAACATGGACACGTTGATCGCCGTCGGCACCGGGGTCGCATGGGTCTATTCGACCTTCGTGGTGCTCTTTCCTGACTCCCTGGCCGAGGTCGCGAGACATCTCTACTTCGAGACTGCGGCGCTTATAATCGCATTCATAGATCTCGGCTCAGCGCTCGAGATGAGAGCGCGCGGCATGACCTCTCAGGCGATAAAGCGTCTCATGGGTCTTCGGCCGAGGACGGCGCGTGTAGTGAGAGGAGGCGAGGAGGTCGATATCCCGATCGGGCTCGTGATACCGGGCGACGTCGTGCGCGTCAGACCCGGTGAGAAGATACCCGTCGACGGAGAGGTCGTGGAGGGCTCGTCCCACGTCGACGAATCGATGCTCACGGGCGAGCCTATCCCGGTAGAAAAGAAGAAGGGGGACACGGTCGTCGGTGGGACTATAAATAAAACAGGGAGCTTCTTGTTCAGAGCCGATCGCGTCGGCAAAGACACCGCACTCGCCCGTATTATCGATATGGTGAGGAAGGCTCAGAATGCGAAGCCCGAGATAGGGAGGCTTGCCGACAAGGTCTCCGGCATCTTCGTCCCGACTGTGCTTATCATAGCCGTCGTTACGATGCTCGTGTGGTTTAACTTCGGCCCGTCCCCGCACATCACATATATTCTCGTAACGACTATGGCCGTGCTGATTATCGCGTGCCCCTGCGCATTGGGTCTCGCGACGCCGATATCGGTGATGGTCGGCGTTGGCAAGGCGGCCGAATACGGAGTTCTCATAAGGAAAGGGGACGCGCTCCAGCAGGCGGGGCAGCTCACAACGATCGTGCTCGACAAGACGGGGACTATAACCGAAGGCAAGCCCGTTGTGACGTCGGTCGAGCCCGTCCCCGGCGCTTTGAGCGGTGACGAGTTATTGGCGCTCGCGGCGGGGGTGGAGAGCGGCTCGGAGCATCCTCTCGCTCAAGCGGTCGTCGAAGCGGCCAGAGCGAAAAACATGGAGCTGAAAACGGTCGAATCGTTCGAGGCGGTGTCGGGACACGGCGTGAGGGCCGTTTATGACGGAAACACCGTTCTCGTGGGCAATAGGAAGCTCATGGACGAAAACGGGATCGATACAGGCCCGATGATCGAAGCCTGGGAACGTTTATCGAAGAAAGGGCAGACAGTCGTGTTTACGGCTCTCAACGGGACTCCGGCAGGGTTGTTAGGAATCTCCGACCCTGTTAAACCCGATTCGAAGGAGGCCGTTGCAAGGCTCCGCGGGCAGGGGATCAAGGTGATTATGCTTACGGGAGACAACAGTCTCACCGCAAGGTCCGTGGCCGAGCAGGTAGGGGTGGACGATTTCATCGCCGAGGTGCTTCCGGAGGATAAGGCCAGGGAAATTTCGCGGCTTCGGGAAAAGGGCGAGAAGGTTGGCATGGTGGGGGACGGCATCAACGATGCGCCCGCTCTGGCAGGTGCGGATGTCGGCTTCGCTATTGGGACCGGGACCGACGTCGCGATTGAGAGCGCCGATATAACTCTCATGAGGGGGTCGCTCCACGGAGTGGCGGACGCGGTGTCCATATCGAAGGCGACTGTAAGGAACATCAAGGAGAACCTGTTCGGGGCTTTTGCATACAATACACTGGCTATCCCGGTTGCGGCCGGGATACTGTTCCCGTTTACGGGTCTCCTCCTCAACCCGGTGATAGCGGGCGCCGCAATGGCGCTCTCTTCGGTTACTGTCGTGACGAACGCGAACAGGCTAAGGTGGTATAGACCGTGA
- a CDS encoding cupredoxin domain-containing protein: MNIIVNVLGLILAAFIVWWFWISKRGTETRAGGDTIGIVVDGGVYTPAVIRVAAWRPVTLRFLRKDSSPCAEKVIFSGLDLSADLPVGKPYDLSFVPEKAGEYDFTCQMAMYRGRLIVEENTKP, translated from the coding sequence ATGAATATAATCGTCAACGTACTCGGACTCATTCTGGCCGCGTTCATCGTGTGGTGGTTCTGGATTTCAAAAAGGGGGACCGAGACGCGCGCCGGAGGGGATACGATCGGTATTGTCGTCGACGGCGGAGTATACACCCCAGCGGTTATCCGCGTGGCTGCGTGGAGACCCGTTACGCTCCGTTTTCTTCGGAAGGACTCGAGCCCGTGCGCGGAAAAGGTGATTTTCAGCGGCCTCGATCTAAGCGCCGACCTGCCGGTCGGGAAACCCTACGACCTGAGCTTTGTCCCAGAGAAGGCCGGTGAATACGATTTCACTTGCCAGATGGCGATGTACCGCGGCAGGCTTATTGTCGAAGAGAACACGAAACCCTGA
- a CDS encoding cold-shock protein, with the protein MLKGKVKWFNESKGFGFIEQDNGKDVFVHYSAIEGSGFRTLAEGDEVEFEVVESPKGLQASKVNKISQ; encoded by the coding sequence ATTTTGAAAGGTAAGGTCAAATGGTTCAACGAGTCCAAAGGTTTCGGATTCATCGAGCAGGACAACGGTAAAGACGTATTCGTTCATTACAGTGCCATCGAAGGATCTGGCTTCAGAACCCTGGCAGAAGGTGATGAAGTGGAGTTCGAAGTAGTCGAAAGCCCCAAGGGACTTCAAGCCAGCAAGGTCAACAAGATTTCCCAGTAG
- the tpx gene encoding thiol peroxidase, with the protein MAKERPNVVKMKGNPVTLLGNEVKVGDKAPDFTALAGLGAPVGLGDLRDKVKVFNVVVSVDTPVCDVQTKRFNKEAAGLGDDVEIVTLSMDLPFALKRYCAAEGIDKVKTLSDYQNASFGEAYGVLIKENRLLARSIFVVDKDDKVRHAEIVGEITQEPDYEAALKAVRESI; encoded by the coding sequence ATGGCTAAGGAAAGACCGAACGTGGTCAAGATGAAAGGCAACCCTGTGACTCTTCTGGGCAACGAGGTAAAGGTCGGGGACAAAGCGCCCGATTTCACGGCCCTTGCGGGTCTCGGGGCGCCTGTCGGGCTCGGCGACCTCAGGGACAAGGTAAAAGTGTTCAACGTCGTCGTTTCCGTTGATACACCTGTCTGCGACGTTCAGACGAAGAGGTTCAACAAAGAAGCGGCCGGCCTCGGGGACGATGTAGAGATCGTGACGTTGAGCATGGACCTCCCTTTCGCGCTAAAGCGTTACTGCGCGGCCGAGGGTATAGACAAGGTTAAGACATTGTCCGATTATCAGAATGCGTCTTTCGGGGAAGCCTACGGTGTGCTCATAAAGGAAAACAGGCTGCTCGCGAGGTCGATCTTCGTAGTGGACAAGGACGACAAGGTAAGGCATGCTGAGATCGTCGGAGAAATAACACAGGAGCCCGACTACGAAGCTGCGCTCAAAGCCGTAAGAGAATCTATTTGA
- a CDS encoding metal-sulfur cluster assembly factor gives MGLGKMISGLFKKDNGEESQAGINRHDESRSEGIADTVENPAHAETTGLHVEAAHDHAPRPQADGGAERTPSPDTTVEVTENKILEVLSNVYDPEIPIDIVNLGLIYGIDIEGGNVRISMTMTAPGCPASTQIAGESKILVEEIPGVESVEIELVWDPPWDPSKMSEEAQQSLGIF, from the coding sequence ATGGGGCTCGGTAAAATGATCTCGGGTCTTTTTAAAAAAGACAACGGGGAAGAATCTCAGGCGGGTATAAACCGCCACGATGAAAGTAGATCCGAAGGCATAGCCGACACAGTCGAGAATCCTGCGCACGCTGAAACCACCGGCCTTCACGTAGAGGCCGCGCATGACCACGCACCCCGCCCTCAGGCGGATGGAGGTGCGGAAAGAACTCCTTCACCGGATACCACTGTGGAGGTCACGGAGAATAAGATCCTCGAAGTCCTGAGCAACGTCTACGACCCCGAGATACCGATCGATATAGTGAATCTCGGGCTGATATACGGCATAGATATAGAAGGCGGGAACGTGCGCATAAGCATGACTATGACGGCCCCCGGATGTCCCGCTTCGACACAGATAGCAGGCGAGTCGAAGATTCTGGTCGAGGAGATACCCGGAGTGGAAAGCGTGGAGATAGAGCTCGTCTGGGACCCGCCCTGGGACCCGAGCAAGATGAGCGAGGAAGCTCAGCAGAGCCTGGGTATTTTCTAA
- the bioD gene encoding dethiobiotin synthase has product MPSLPNGVFITGTDTGVGKTVITAALAWILVQAGKRVAVMKPVQTGTGLPGMTDIEFVESVLDAKFDPDDTCIYRFREPLSPLAASRISGIKIDTGKIKQVFEKLRSAHDIVIVEGAGGLLVPITEDYLMADLARDFGIPLLIVTRPDLGTLNHTALTVEAARRRGIDILGVVINRFPPSPGPAERTNPGFITLMTGVPVIGVFPSDPSLSVEEGRAGGILELAVSAFAPSLGGTFDLEDFITRLV; this is encoded by the coding sequence ATGCCCTCCCTTCCGAATGGAGTTTTCATAACTGGCACCGATACGGGCGTAGGCAAAACCGTAATCACTGCTGCTTTGGCATGGATATTGGTCCAAGCGGGCAAGCGTGTTGCTGTAATGAAACCCGTGCAGACGGGCACCGGGCTTCCGGGGATGACCGACATCGAGTTCGTGGAGAGCGTGCTTGACGCAAAGTTCGATCCGGATGATACTTGCATATACCGGTTTCGGGAGCCGCTCTCGCCGCTTGCCGCATCGAGGATCTCCGGGATAAAAATAGATACGGGAAAGATTAAACAGGTTTTTGAAAAGCTCCGCTCGGCGCACGACATCGTTATCGTCGAAGGGGCGGGGGGCCTCCTCGTACCCATAACGGAGGATTATCTGATGGCCGACCTCGCCCGAGACTTCGGAATCCCTCTCCTCATCGTCACGCGTCCCGATCTCGGCACGCTTAACCATACTGCACTCACGGTAGAGGCGGCGAGGCGCAGAGGAATCGATATTCTGGGGGTCGTCATTAACCGTTTCCCTCCTTCTCCCGGACCGGCCGAACGCACGAACCCCGGCTTCATTACCCTCATGACCGGAGTGCCGGTGATCGGGGTGTTTCCGTCCGACCCTTCCCTCTCCGTAGAGGAAGGCAGAGCGGGCGGGATTCTCGAGCTCGCAGTGTCCGCTTTTGCACCTTCCTTGGGCGGGACATTTGACCTCGAAGATTTTATCACGCGGCTCGTTTAG
- a CDS encoding cytochrome c3 family protein — translation MRKRITLLSVPVLTLVIFLGLYFFDNAESSSKGPVQPVRFSHKIHAGAENDQIPCQYCHSFVDVSPNPGIPSVQKCMGCHTHIAGRDVEYDFDGTTINIQQEIAKVREYWAKKEPIPWNKVNTMPNYVHFNHKRHIKRGFECAACHGDVANMNQIYQVTRLNMGFCIQCHTQNARDHEELTHLKDCLTCHY, via the coding sequence ATGAGAAAACGGATTACATTGCTTTCAGTGCCTGTTCTGACACTGGTTATATTCCTGGGCTTGTATTTTTTCGATAACGCTGAAAGCAGCAGTAAAGGGCCCGTTCAGCCGGTCAGGTTCAGCCATAAAATCCACGCCGGCGCCGAAAACGATCAGATACCTTGTCAGTACTGCCACAGCTTTGTTGACGTATCCCCTAATCCCGGAATACCATCGGTTCAAAAATGCATGGGCTGCCATACCCATATAGCCGGCCGCGACGTCGAGTACGACTTCGACGGCACCACGATCAATATCCAGCAGGAGATAGCAAAGGTCAGGGAGTACTGGGCGAAGAAGGAACCCATACCCTGGAACAAGGTCAACACGATGCCCAATTACGTCCACTTCAACCATAAAAGGCATATAAAGCGCGGCTTCGAATGCGCCGCCTGCCACGGGGACGTTGCGAACATGAACCAGATTTATCAGGTAACCAGGCTCAACATGGGTTTCTGTATACAGTGTCATACGCAGAACGCCAGGGACCACGAGGAGCTCACTCACCTGAAAGACTGTCTCACGTGTCATTATTAA